A window of Corvus cornix cornix isolate S_Up_H32 chromosome 4, ASM73873v5, whole genome shotgun sequence contains these coding sequences:
- the GUCY1A1 gene encoding guanylate cyclase soluble subunit alpha-1, with protein sequence MFCTKLKDLKITGECPFSLLTQGHITEEHDKDCTENSSRAALPICKEVHEKDGQGNLPQRKTSRSRVYLHTLTESICKLIFPEFERLNLALQRTLAKHRIKETRKTADREDFEKIISDHANAAGVPVESLRESLGEELFKICYEEDEHILGVIGGTLKDFLNSFTTLLKQSGHSQEAGKKDRLEDASILCLEKDQDFLNVYYFFPKKITSLILPGIIKAAAHILYETEVEVMLMPPCFHNDCTEFANQPYLLYSIQVKSAKPSLSPCKPQSSLVIPASMFCKTFPFHFMFDKDMSVLQIGNGIRRLLTRREFQAKPNFEEYFEILTPKVSCTFSAIMTMLNMQFTVRVRRWDNTDMKPSMVMDLKGQMIYIFESSAILFLGSPCVDRLEDFTGRGLYLSDIPIHNALRDVVLIGEQARAQDGLKKRLGKLKATLEQAHQALEEEKKKTVDLLFSIFPGEVAQQLWQGQVVQAKKFNNVTMLFSDIVGFTAICSQCSPMQVITMLNELYTRFDYQCGELDVYKVETIGDAYCVAGGLHKESETHAVQIALMALKMMELSDEVVSPHGEPIKMRIGLHSGSVFAGVVGVKMPRYCLFGNNVTLANKFESCSIPRKINVSPTTYRLLKEYPGFVFTPRSREELPPNFPSDIPGICYFLDAYIQGTNSQTWFQKRDLGDGNANFFGEETGID encoded by the exons ATGTTCTGTACAAAACTGAAAGACTTGAAGATCACAGGAGAATGTCCTTTCTCCTTACTGACTCAAGGTCACATTACTGAGGAACATGACAAGGActgcacagaaaacagctcTAGAGCAGCTTTGCCCATCTGCAAAGAAGTCCATGAAAAAGATGGTCAAGGGAACCTTCCACAACggaaaacaagcagaagtaGAGTGTACCTGCACACACTAACTGAAAGCATCTGCAAACTAATCTTTCCTGAG tttgaAAGGCTAAATCTTGCACTGCAGAGAACACTagcaaaacacagaataaaagaaacCAG aaaaactgctgatagagaagattttgaaaaaataatcagtgatCACGCTAATGCAGCAG GTGTTCCCGTGGAATCTCTACGGGAATCTCTTGGTGAAGAGCTATTCAAAATATGCTATGAAGAGGATGAACACATATTAGGGGTTATTGGAGGGACCCTTAAGGACTTCTTGAATAGTTTCACTACTCTGCTGAAGCAGAGTGGCCACAGccaagaagcaggaaaaaaggacagaCTTGAAGATGCCTCCATATTATGCCTGGAGAAAGATCAGGACTTcttaaatgtttattatttctttcctaaGAAAATCACAAGTCTTATTCTACCTGGTATCATTAAAGCAGCAGCTCATATTTTGTATGAAACTGAGGTGGAAGTGATGCTCATGCCTCCTTGTTTCCATAACGACTGCACTGAGTTTGCTAATCAGCCTTATTTGCTGTATTCTATACAAGTCAAAAGTGCAAAACCGTCCTTATCTCCATGTAAACCACAGTCTTCACTTGTGATTCCTGCCTCTATGTTCTGTAAGactttcccatttcattttatgtttgaCAAGGATATGTCTGTTCTTCAAATTGGAAATGGGATAAGAAGACTTTTGACCAGGAGAGAATTTCAAGCTAAGCCCAATTTTGAAGAGTATTTCGAAATTCTTACCCCCAAAGTAAGCTGCACTTTTAGTGCAATAATGACAATGCTAAATATGCAGTTTACTGTACGAGTTAGAAGATGGGATAATACTGATATGAAACCATCCATG GTAATGGACCTTAAAGGCCAAATGATCTATATTTTTGAATCCAGTGCCATTCTATTCTTGGGATCTCCCTGTGTGGATAGACTAGAAGATTTTACAGGACGTGGATTGTACCTCTCTGATATTCCCATTCACAATGCTTTAAGAGATGTTGTTCTGATAGGAGAGCAGGCTAGAGCCCAGGATGGACTGAAGAAGAGGTTAGGAAAGCTAAAAGCAACCCTTGAGCAGGCTCATCAAGCActtgaagaagagaagaagaagacTGTAGAtcttctgttttcaatttttcctgGAGAGGTtgctcagcagctgtggcagggacaAGTTGTACAAGCCAAGAAATTTAATAATGTCACAATGCTTTTTTCTGACATTGTTGGGTTCACTGCCATCTGTTCCCAATGCTCACCTATGCAGGTTATCACCATGCTTAATGAGCTTTATACTCGCTTTGATTACCAATGTGGAGAACTAGATGTCTACAAG GTTGAGACTATTGGAGATGCCTACTGTGTTGCTGGAGGCTTACACAAAGAAAGTGAAACACATGCTGTTCAGATAGCACTGATGGCCCTTAAGATGATGGAACTGTCAGACGAGGTGGTGTCTCCCCATGGAGAGCCTATCAAG atGCGTATTGGCCTTCATTCTGGATCCGTCTTTGCTGGAGTTGTTGGGGTTAAAATGCCTCGTTATTGCCTTTTTGGAAATAATGTAACCCTTGCCAATAAGTTTGAGTCTTGCAGTATacctagaaaaataaatgtcagcCCAACAACTTACAG GTTGTTAAAGGAATACCCAGGTTTTGTGTTCACACCACGCTCAAGAGAGGAGCTTCCACCAAATTTTCCCAGTGATATCCCTGGAATTTGCTATTTTCTGGATGCTTATATTCAAGGAACAAACTCACAGACTTGGTTTCAAAAGCGAGATTTGGGAGATGGCAATGCAAATTTTTTCGGTGAGGAAACAGGAATAGACTAA